The Congregibacter litoralis KT71 genome contains a region encoding:
- a CDS encoding MBL fold metallo-hydrolase: protein MTWFLRISIALILLAVAAFGIFLGPAHLQIRGIEPTLPSEAELRALATTGRGPVSIRVAQSSSQTGPDRNLSHAVVIIEWPDGRRFMIDAAMDREASEEFGALIGKLSPGMGPVVFKGSAADLLGDEIATVDGVGFTHLHVDHVQGVTAFCAARGTGARSYQTFAQATEHNLHTEDSARQLEDSCLEPVVLPGEGLLTHSDFPGLGIVPLGGHTPGSTLFAVSIDGTLWLMSGDIANVKSKLLHNSGKGWVYSTLFVPENTARTESLRLWLSALDEKPDIEVIVAHDFDAALDSGLRPL, encoded by the coding sequence ATGACCTGGTTCCTGCGCATATCGATAGCTCTCATTCTGCTGGCCGTCGCCGCCTTCGGGATCTTTTTGGGTCCCGCCCACCTGCAGATCCGCGGCATTGAACCCACCCTGCCCTCGGAAGCCGAGCTTCGCGCGCTGGCGACGACAGGCAGAGGGCCCGTGTCGATTCGTGTGGCTCAGTCCTCCTCCCAGACCGGGCCTGATCGAAATCTGAGCCACGCCGTGGTGATTATCGAATGGCCCGACGGACGACGCTTCATGATCGACGCGGCCATGGATAGGGAGGCCAGCGAGGAGTTTGGGGCTCTCATAGGCAAACTCTCTCCCGGCATGGGCCCGGTGGTGTTCAAAGGTAGCGCCGCTGATCTGCTGGGGGACGAGATCGCGACCGTCGATGGCGTGGGCTTTACCCATCTTCATGTGGACCATGTCCAGGGAGTAACGGCTTTCTGCGCGGCGCGTGGCACGGGGGCTCGCAGCTACCAGACCTTTGCCCAGGCTACGGAGCACAACCTTCACACCGAAGACAGCGCGCGGCAGCTCGAAGACTCCTGCCTGGAGCCCGTGGTGTTGCCCGGCGAGGGTCTCCTCACCCATAGCGACTTTCCCGGTCTGGGCATTGTTCCCCTGGGTGGCCACACGCCGGGATCCACGCTTTTTGCTGTGAGCATCGACGGCACTCTGTGGCTGATGAGCGGTGACATCGCCAATGTAAAAAGCAAGCTCCTCCATAACAGTGGCAAGGGCTGGGTTTACAGCACCCTGTTTGTGCCCGAGAACACCGCACGCACAGAAAGTCTTCGTCTGTGGCTGAGCGCTCTCGATGAAAAGCCCGACATTGAGGTCATTGTGGCCCACGACTTTGACGCCGCCCTCGACAGCGGTCTGCGGCCCCTCTAA
- a CDS encoding aminotransferase — MPLGGFTSYYWENTQSSELRSEVTPMTNVIYPTTNFKATEQIVVERGEGVYVYDNHGKQYLEGLAGLWCTSLGYGNQELIDAATAQMGQLSYYHAFGGKTHPMMMALADKIRDMVPVDNAKIFFGNSGSDANDTFIKILRYYANATGRPEKRKIITRERGYHGVTVAAGALTSLPANLTHFDAPVEALGILRTDHPHYYKGRHPGESEEAFVDRIVGNLEKLILAEGADTIAAFLAEPITGASGVIVPPAGYYEKVQAVLNKHDIMFWADEVICGFGRTGNDFGCTTMNIENPALMTLAKQLSSAYVPISASVVRGDIYEALVEPVSEVGVFGHGYTYSGHPLGCAVALKTLEIYERDNIFEKAAKTGAYLQKKLAPFAEHPLVGEVRGRGLIAALELVSDKATGEGFPPSVAGFLTNACAEAGLIGRPVAGTAFALCPPLIITEAQIDELTDKLATGLDATLAHVHSEGLLKAAS; from the coding sequence ATGCCACTTGGAGGATTCACGAGTTACTATTGGGAAAACACACAGAGTAGTGAGCTGAGGAGCGAGGTAACTCCCATGACCAACGTCATTTATCCCACGACCAACTTTAAAGCCACGGAACAGATCGTTGTGGAGCGCGGCGAGGGTGTCTACGTCTACGACAATCATGGCAAGCAATATCTCGAGGGGCTTGCGGGTCTGTGGTGCACCTCCCTCGGCTACGGCAATCAGGAGCTCATAGACGCAGCCACCGCGCAGATGGGGCAACTGTCCTATTACCACGCCTTTGGCGGTAAGACCCATCCCATGATGATGGCCCTGGCGGACAAGATCCGGGACATGGTACCCGTGGACAATGCCAAGATTTTCTTCGGAAATTCCGGCAGCGATGCCAACGATACCTTTATCAAGATTTTGCGCTATTACGCCAACGCCACGGGCAGACCGGAAAAACGCAAAATCATTACCCGGGAGCGGGGCTATCACGGCGTCACCGTCGCCGCGGGGGCGCTCACCAGTCTGCCTGCCAACCTCACTCATTTTGATGCGCCGGTAGAGGCCTTGGGGATTTTGCGCACCGATCATCCGCACTACTACAAGGGCCGTCATCCCGGCGAAAGCGAAGAGGCCTTTGTCGATCGCATTGTGGGCAATCTTGAAAAGCTGATTCTGGCTGAAGGCGCCGACACCATCGCTGCCTTCCTCGCCGAGCCTATTACGGGTGCCAGCGGCGTTATCGTGCCCCCCGCGGGGTATTACGAAAAAGTCCAGGCCGTTCTTAACAAGCACGACATCATGTTCTGGGCCGACGAGGTGATCTGTGGTTTTGGCCGCACGGGCAACGACTTTGGTTGCACCACCATGAATATCGAAAACCCCGCGCTCATGACCCTGGCCAAGCAGCTCTCATCGGCTTATGTGCCCATTAGCGCATCGGTGGTGCGAGGCGATATCTATGAAGCATTGGTGGAGCCGGTGTCAGAGGTTGGTGTGTTCGGTCACGGCTACACGTACTCAGGGCACCCCCTGGGGTGTGCTGTTGCCCTCAAGACTCTCGAAATTTACGAACGCGATAACATCTTCGAAAAAGCTGCGAAGACCGGTGCCTACCTCCAGAAAAAGCTCGCGCCCTTTGCCGAGCATCCCCTGGTCGGTGAGGTGCGTGGCCGCGGCCTGATCGCTGCACTGGAACTGGTGAGTGACAAAGCCACCGGCGAAGGATTCCCACCGTCTGTCGCGGGCTTTTTGACCAATGCCTGCGCCGAGGCGGGTCTCATCGGTCGACCCGTGGCAGGCACTGCGTTCGCACTCTGCCCTCCGCTGATCATTACCGAAGCACAGATCGATGAGTTGACGGACAAGCTGGCTACGGGGCTGGATGCAACCCTTGCCCACGTGCACAGCGAGGGTTTGCTGAAGGCGGCGAGCTAG
- a CDS encoding DsbA family oxidoreductase — MAALNLKVDIVSDVVCPWCVIGYKQFEKALAALPGRFDVAVHWRPFELNPNMPPEGQDLREHITQKYGSTAEQSQQARSRLSSIGESLGFHFDYFDGMRVVNTFQAHQLLHWAESHDKQTELKMALFKAFFSERQDVSDADVLISAAVAVGLPETDARDVISSGRYADAVREDQRWWLDREIHAVPAFIFNDKYSVLGAQEAETFVRVLTKLEAKAAA, encoded by the coding sequence ATCGCAGCCCTGAATCTGAAAGTCGATATCGTCTCGGATGTCGTGTGTCCCTGGTGCGTGATTGGCTACAAGCAATTCGAAAAAGCGCTGGCAGCCTTGCCGGGACGCTTCGACGTCGCGGTGCACTGGAGGCCCTTCGAGCTGAATCCCAACATGCCGCCGGAAGGGCAGGATCTTCGCGAACATATCACCCAGAAGTACGGGTCGACGGCGGAGCAGAGCCAGCAGGCGCGATCCCGATTGTCGAGCATCGGAGAGTCCCTGGGTTTTCACTTCGATTATTTTGACGGCATGCGGGTGGTGAATACCTTTCAGGCGCATCAGCTTCTCCACTGGGCGGAGTCCCATGACAAACAGACGGAGCTCAAGATGGCGCTGTTCAAGGCGTTTTTCAGCGAGCGGCAGGATGTGAGTGATGCGGACGTATTGATCTCGGCCGCAGTCGCTGTGGGACTCCCCGAGACCGACGCCCGCGATGTGATCAGCAGCGGTCGCTATGCGGATGCGGTGCGCGAGGACCAGCGCTGGTGGCTGGATCGCGAAATACACGCGGTGCCCGCTTTTATCTTCAATGATAAATACTCGGTGCTGGGCGCGCAGGAAGCCGAAACCTTTGTGCGCGTCCTCACCAAGCTCGAGGCAAAAGCTGCAGCCTAG
- a CDS encoding SDR family oxidoreductase, which yields MKVMVTGGAGYIGNELVYRLSAEPGVKDILVYDNLCKGNYNLFTGLRKVPGNNVRFIQADILDSRSLRSCMEGMDVVVHLAAKVETPFADQNAHDFEQTNHWGTAEVVYTAEEVGIGRLIYLSSQSVYGQGDITNTEHPRVPNSYYSISKMRGEDHVMRLMEKIPVQLLRCANVYGYSKNLRFETMVNQFVFDAHFTNRVAVHGDPAHTVSHISVYRLVEVLARMIKRDMDSDVYNLSHRDFSSMDLVDSLKELYPELETIFVDQHIPLYDLTMSCDERLLEMLPGGSTMTEDLVKFRELFTF from the coding sequence ATGAAAGTCATGGTCACCGGTGGTGCCGGCTACATAGGTAATGAGCTGGTTTATCGCCTGTCAGCAGAGCCGGGCGTCAAAGATATTCTGGTGTACGACAACCTGTGCAAGGGCAACTACAACCTCTTTACAGGTTTGCGCAAAGTCCCGGGAAACAACGTGCGTTTTATTCAGGCGGATATTCTCGATTCCCGCAGCCTGCGCAGCTGCATGGAAGGCATGGACGTGGTTGTTCACCTCGCCGCCAAGGTCGAGACGCCCTTTGCTGATCAAAACGCCCACGACTTTGAACAAACCAATCACTGGGGCACCGCCGAGGTGGTGTACACCGCTGAAGAAGTGGGTATTGGTCGTCTGATCTATCTCAGCAGTCAGTCCGTGTACGGCCAGGGCGACATTACAAATACGGAGCATCCCCGGGTGCCCAACAGTTACTACAGCATTTCCAAAATGCGCGGTGAAGACCATGTGATGCGCCTCATGGAGAAGATTCCCGTGCAGCTGCTGCGCTGCGCCAATGTTTACGGCTACTCAAAGAATCTGCGTTTTGAAACCATGGTGAATCAGTTTGTCTTTGACGCGCACTTCACCAACCGGGTTGCGGTGCATGGAGATCCGGCCCACACGGTCAGCCATATCAGCGTCTATCGCCTGGTGGAGGTTCTGGCCCGCATGATCAAGCGGGACATGGACTCCGATGTGTATAACCTCTCCCATCGGGATTTCTCGTCCATGGATCTCGTGGATTCCCTGAAGGAGCTGTACCCCGAGCTCGAAACCATTTTCGTGGATCAGCATATCCCTCTTTACGATCTGACCATGAGCTGCGATGAGCGTCTCCTCGAGATGCTCCCGGGCGGCTCCACCATGACCGAGGATTTGGTAAAGTTTCGGGAGTTGTTCACCTTTTAA
- a CDS encoding phosphoadenylyl-sulfate reductase, whose amino-acid sequence MDILDKKDLEARADKVVEQLHSYLDAGKKVFTTSSFQSQSLPLLHMISRVDRDIPVYYTNTGFLFAQTIRFADQLADQLGLNVIPLRPEVPKIKQLDREKRFLYASDPDHCCYLNKVQPLEPVLRDNDIWVNGVRSDQSSVRAAMQVEEPAQHGCTRFHPMLEWDSRMVYFYRKNHDLPEHPMEAQGYLSIGCEPCTMKAFGDGNSRNARWFGMNKTECGLNTTLVSGGN is encoded by the coding sequence GTGGATATTCTCGACAAAAAAGATCTGGAAGCCCGCGCCGATAAGGTGGTGGAGCAACTGCACAGCTATCTCGATGCGGGGAAGAAAGTCTTCACCACCAGTTCCTTCCAGTCTCAGAGCCTGCCCCTGCTGCACATGATCAGCCGCGTGGATCGGGACATTCCCGTTTACTACACCAATACCGGGTTTTTGTTTGCCCAGACTATTCGCTTTGCCGACCAACTGGCGGATCAACTGGGCCTCAACGTTATCCCTCTTCGTCCGGAGGTTCCCAAGATCAAGCAGCTGGATCGTGAAAAGCGCTTTCTCTACGCCTCGGATCCGGACCATTGCTGCTATCTGAACAAGGTACAACCTCTGGAGCCCGTGCTGCGCGATAACGACATCTGGGTCAACGGCGTGCGTTCGGATCAAAGCTCCGTGCGCGCTGCAATGCAGGTGGAGGAGCCCGCCCAGCACGGCTGCACGCGATTCCACCCCATGTTGGAGTGGGATTCGCGCATGGTGTACTTCTATCGCAAGAATCACGACTTGCCCGAGCATCCCATGGAAGCCCAGGGTTATCTCAGCATCGGCTGTGAGCCCTGCACCATGAAGGCCTTCGGCGACGGGAATTCCCGCAACGCCCGCTGGTTCGGTATGAACAAGACCGAGTGCGGTCTGAACACGACGCTGGTGTCGGGAGGCAACTGA
- a CDS encoding NRAMP family divalent metal transporter, translated as MIVRLFSNLVGPAAVMAAGTMGAGAVASFLLAGAWFRYDLLWVIVAMLPVFVVSVDTASRIGALNPTQGMFTLVRSRISATLAWLILFLVVPVHFLVTMGQISVMSSAFQTLLGVGSGRGGAPMSLGIEVLLSVVLSGAVLWLVFSRGYQRMQRVMTLLMVLMFLCFLVVALRGLVELPAILAGFVPSLPEDLPVPGGGAPRVATSSIIAMVGAAVAPAALLGMPYMCADDGGSRDELKKAFRQAIINMGFVFGAYAMFVVIAGGYALYSLPDHADFADVAQASAVFRDALPGLFSTLGPMIFSLGLFTAAMTTLVVAAQVTIYFMLDMAGREWRFTADNKLYHRVLSGFVLAAAALAPFWDFPALLKVILLMGINVIVIPLAFVIVIVLVNSRAVMREFQAEWWRNLVLVIGLLTSIVLAVDKAPHYFQLLMG; from the coding sequence ATGATCGTCCGACTCTTTAGCAACCTCGTGGGGCCGGCGGCGGTGATGGCCGCCGGTACCATGGGCGCCGGGGCCGTGGCGTCGTTTCTTCTCGCCGGTGCGTGGTTTCGCTATGACCTCTTATGGGTGATTGTGGCGATGCTGCCGGTGTTCGTTGTCTCCGTCGATACGGCCTCCCGTATCGGTGCTCTCAATCCGACGCAGGGTATGTTCACCCTGGTACGTAGCCGCATCAGCGCGACTCTGGCCTGGTTGATTCTGTTCCTCGTGGTCCCGGTGCACTTTCTGGTCACCATGGGACAGATATCGGTCATGTCCTCGGCGTTTCAGACCTTGTTGGGAGTTGGCAGCGGGCGGGGCGGTGCACCTATGTCTTTGGGTATTGAGGTGCTGTTGTCCGTGGTCCTCTCCGGCGCCGTGCTGTGGTTGGTGTTTTCCCGCGGCTATCAGCGCATGCAGCGGGTGATGACCCTGCTCATGGTGTTGATGTTCCTGTGTTTTCTGGTGGTCGCGCTGCGGGGGCTGGTGGAGCTTCCGGCGATTCTGGCAGGCTTTGTTCCCTCGCTTCCCGAAGACTTACCCGTGCCCGGCGGCGGTGCTCCCCGCGTTGCTACCAGTTCCATCATCGCCATGGTGGGGGCGGCGGTGGCGCCGGCGGCGTTGTTGGGTATGCCCTACATGTGTGCCGATGATGGTGGGAGTCGTGACGAGCTGAAAAAAGCGTTCCGCCAGGCCATCATCAATATGGGTTTTGTCTTTGGTGCCTATGCCATGTTCGTGGTGATCGCCGGGGGTTATGCCCTGTATTCATTGCCTGATCATGCGGATTTCGCTGACGTGGCCCAGGCATCTGCGGTGTTCAGGGATGCCTTGCCCGGGCTGTTTTCTACCCTGGGGCCGATGATCTTCTCCCTCGGTTTGTTTACCGCGGCCATGACCACCCTCGTGGTGGCGGCCCAGGTCACCATTTATTTCATGTTGGACATGGCGGGGAGGGAGTGGCGCTTCACCGCAGACAACAAACTCTATCATCGCGTGCTGTCGGGGTTTGTACTCGCGGCCGCTGCCCTGGCGCCCTTCTGGGATTTTCCCGCCCTGCTCAAGGTGATTTTGCTCATGGGCATCAATGTCATCGTGATCCCCCTGGCCTTTGTCATTGTGATTGTGCTGGTGAACAGCCGCGCGGTGATGCGCGAGTTCCAGGCCGAGTGGTGGCGTAATCTCGTGCTGGTCATCGGCTTACTCACGTCCATTGTTCTGGCGGTAGACAAGGCGCCCCACTACTTTCAGCTCTTGATGGGTTGA